The region GAAGCGTCCATCAGCTCGTTGGCGAGCCGCAGCTTCATCGTCTTCTCGCCCCGCTTGAGCGCCGCCTGAATCAGCCAGCGCATCGAAAGCGCCAGCTTGCGGCTCGCGCGGACTTCGACGGGCACCTGATAGGTCGAACCGCCGACGCGCCGGGACTTGACCTCCACAGCGGGCTTGACGTTCTCGATGGCCCGCTTGAAGACCTTCATGGGATCGTCTTCGGTGCGCCCTTCGATCGTGCGAAGCGCATCGTAGATGATCCGCTGGGCGGTGTTCTTCTTGCCGTCCTCCATGAGGACGTTGACGAACTTCGCCACCAGCTGGGAGTTATAGATCGGGTCGGGCAGAATTTCCCGCTTCGGAACTTCTCTTCTTCTCGGCATGGTGTCTTACCGCTCCCATCACGCCTTGGGGCGCTTGGCTCCATACTTAGAACGCCCCTGACGACGGGCTTCCACGCCCACTGCGTCCAGGGTGCCCCGGATGACGTGATATCGAAC is a window of Acidobacteriota bacterium DNA encoding:
- the rpsG gene encoding 30S ribosomal protein S7, encoding MPRRREVPKREILPDPIYNSQLVAKFVNVLMEDGKKNTAQRIIYDALRTIEGRTEDDPMKVFKRAIENVKPAVEVKSRRVGGSTYQVPVEVRASRKLALSMRWLIQAALKRGEKTMKLRLANELMDASQSRGGAVKKREDTHRMAEANKAFSHYRW